GCAAGCTACCAGATGATCTAAAAGCAAATGTAAAACAAGCTCTAAGCGAAGCAACAGCTTTTGAGAGAGAAGAGACAGCAAAAGAGGACGCTCACGTCATAGCTGAGCTTGAAAAATACATCGCTGCTAGTAAAAAACTAGAAATTTATAAGATCGATGACGCACAAAAAGCCGAGTGGCAGAAGGTTATGCAGCCAATCTATCCTAAATTTTACGATGTTATCGGTAAAGACCTCATAGAAAAGACTCTTGGGACAAAATAATGAAGAGCTTTTTTAATGTCCTTGATATAGCGATAGCCTCACTAAATAAAACTATCGCAGTAGTTGGGCTTGCAAGTGGAACATTGCTAGCCTTTGCAAATGTTATGGCTAGATATTTTTTCGATAAAAGCTGGTCTTGGGCGAGCGAGCTATCAAACTATCTTTTTATCTGGTCGGCATTTTTTGCCGCAGCGTATGGCTTTAATAAGGGCATTCACGTAAGTGTAACTATCTTGGTGGAGAAATTTCCACCAGCGCTTGCGAAGGCGTGCCTACTCTTTTCGCACATCTTAACAACTGTCTTTTTGATATTTATCGCGGTTTATTCGGTTGATTATCTTAAAATTTTGCACGAGATCGAGCAGATGATCATAGACCTTGGCATACCTCAATGGGTCCCTATGCTAGTGCTTCCAATAGCCTTTGTCACAGCTAGCTACCGCTCAGCTGAAAAAGCTATAAAAGTAGCTCTAACTCCTGCAACACAAGTCGTAAATAACGAAGCGCACGAGCTAGCTCATGGTAGCGTAGTCAAAGACTAAGGAGAAAAGATGACGATAGCATTTTTATTTATCCTACTTTTTGTGCTGATGCTAATAGGCGTACCAGTGGCGGTTTCGCTGGGAACTAGCACCGTTTTAACGATGATATTTTTTACAGATATCGACATCGCTACGATCCCACAGCTTATATTTGATGGTATCAATAAATTTTCTCTAATGGCGATACCGATGTTTATCTTAGCTGGAAATTTACTAAGCAAAGGTGGCTCAGCAAGGCGTATCATCGACTTTGCAAAGTCTATGGTCGGACACTTGCCAGGTGGCTTGCCTATGAGTGCGATATTTGCCTGCATCATCTTTGCAGCAGTTTCTGGAAGCTCACCTGCGACGGTTGTGGCTATTGGCTCAATTATGTTTGCGGCGATAAAAGAGGCTGGCTATCCAAAAGAGTACGCAGTGGGCGGTATAACTACGGCTGGCTCGCTTGGAATTTTGATCCCACCTTCAGTTGTTATGATAGTTTACGGCGTAACAGCAGAGGTTAGTATCGGCAAGCTCTTTATGGCAGGCGTCATACCAGGTCTTATGCTTGGCGCATTTATGCTTATTCAAACTTATGTCGGAGCAAAAAAGCTTGGCTTTAAGGCGACTAAGGCTGAGCCACTTAAAGTAAGAGTGCAGAAATTTGCAAAAGCATTTTGGGCGCTTTTAATCGTTGTTGTGGTTATCGGCGGAATTTATGGAGGCATTTTCACTCCAACTGAAGCTGCTGCGGCAAGTGCTGTTTATGCGTTATTTATCTCACTTTTTATCTATAGAGATATAAAGATAAAAGATCTTTGGGACATCTGCCTAGACTCAGCCCTTACAACAGCTATGATATTTTTCATCATCGCAAACGCCGTTGTTTTTGCATATTTGCTAACTAGCGAGCAGATCCCTCAAGCGATCGCTTCGATGATACTTGACGCAAATATCGGTATGATAGGATTTTTGATATTTGTAAATATCTTACTCTTTATCATGGGTCAATTTATGGAGCCTTCAAGCGTCATCATGATCATGGTTCCACTATTGCTTCCTATTTCAACGCAACTTGGCATAGATCCGATACACTTTGGCATTATCTTAGTTGTAAATATGGAGATAGGTATGGTGACTCCACCCGTTGGACTAAATTTATTTGTCGCAAGCGGTCTTACAAATATGAACTTAAAAGAGGTCATCATGGCGTGCTTGCCGTGGACGCTGACTCTCTTCTTTGGTCTTATCTTGGTTACTTATATACCTCAAATCTCACTTTGGCTACCAAACCTAATGTACGGACATTAAAATTTAGAGGCTCAGGCCTCTAAATTTATGCTTTTGGATCGTAATCCGCACTCATAACGATATTTTTACCACTTCGCTTACCAGCATAAAGTAGATTATCAGCTTGTTTTATCATCTTTTCTAAGCTAAATTCTCCCGTACCATCATGAGCAACTACTCCAAAAGTCATAGTTGCGTTGATCTTTATATTTTCAAACTCAAC
The nucleotide sequence above comes from Campylobacter concisus. Encoded proteins:
- a CDS encoding TRAP transporter large permease; translation: MTIAFLFILLFVLMLIGVPVAVSLGTSTVLTMIFFTDIDIATIPQLIFDGINKFSLMAIPMFILAGNLLSKGGSARRIIDFAKSMVGHLPGGLPMSAIFACIIFAAVSGSSPATVVAIGSIMFAAIKEAGYPKEYAVGGITTAGSLGILIPPSVVMIVYGVTAEVSIGKLFMAGVIPGLMLGAFMLIQTYVGAKKLGFKATKAEPLKVRVQKFAKAFWALLIVVVVIGGIYGGIFTPTEAAAASAVYALFISLFIYRDIKIKDLWDICLDSALTTAMIFFIIANAVVFAYLLTSEQIPQAIASMILDANIGMIGFLIFVNILLFIMGQFMEPSSVIMIMVPLLLPISTQLGIDPIHFGIILVVNMEIGMVTPPVGLNLFVASGLTNMNLKEVIMACLPWTLTLFFGLILVTYIPQISLWLPNLMYGH
- a CDS encoding TRAP transporter small permease, whose product is MKSFFNVLDIAIASLNKTIAVVGLASGTLLAFANVMARYFFDKSWSWASELSNYLFIWSAFFAAAYGFNKGIHVSVTILVEKFPPALAKACLLFSHILTTVFLIFIAVYSVDYLKILHEIEQMIIDLGIPQWVPMLVLPIAFVTASYRSAEKAIKVALTPATQVVNNEAHELAHGSVVKD